The following proteins are co-located in the Silene latifolia isolate original U9 population chromosome 1, ASM4854445v1, whole genome shotgun sequence genome:
- the LOC141641625 gene encoding F-box/kelch-repeat protein At3g23880-like produces the protein MAAPNKTSKLFTSRLPLELILEIFSYLPTKSLKRLRYVFDNEFPSFSKSLETYSFQHKHAANVSTNPTSVKFLIKAEYPHYIIHEIDSYPFKPPSITHSYNYEQLFKNIIIPCDSEKSYGGEVIGGCNGLICLFFEIQVELKKRDDVMCPCCIPRETFHHLKLWNPCTGEHHAIPTPQGFRFELFNDDMFSDDVSITLFGFGYDFVNKTYKLVIGQGAITQFYDWSTDAWKIVETIDINWDKFCIFMSSVNSLWQSQPQSGYYFNGALHWIVSSTSIVSIDLSTEVSNFINMPHCCSSKEDQHGSNMGVVKGCLSVSCHRFLDKKVSIWVMKEYGREESWTNILNITLSESDITYGSPDLMVIRPPLWVSQDNEMLFLIQGKLAYWNAKAQEFNYVKGLQLFDSQFRGIVHFDTLVSPNPEVYRLGGGESSGNVKVLVSK, from the coding sequence atGGCGGCTCCAAATAAAACTTCAAAATTATTTACTTCAAGACTTCCTCTTGAACTCATCCTTGAAATCTTCTCTTATCTACCTACCAAATCCCTTAAACGTCTAAGGTACGTTTTCGACAACGAATTTCCGTCATTCTCCAAGTCTCTTGAAACCTATTCGTTTCAACACAAGCATGCAGCCAACGTATCGACTAATCCTACAAGTGTAAAATTCCTTATCAAAGCTGAATATCCCCATTACATTATACACGAAATCGACTCGTACCCGTTTAAACCACCTTCGATCACCCACTCTTATAATTACGAACAACTATTCAAGAACATTATTATACCCTGTGACTCAGAAAAATCCTATGGTGGTGAGGTAATTGGGGGATGTAACGGACTAATATGCCTATTTTTCGAGATTCAAGTTGAACTCAAGAAACGAGACGATGTTATGTGTCCTTGTTGTATACCACGTGAAACGTTCCATCATCTCAAATTATGGAATCCATGCACCGGAGAACACCATGCTATACCTACACCTCAAGGATTTCGTTTTGAACTGTTTAATGACGATATGTTTAGTGACGATGTTTCAATTACTTTATTTGGGTTTGGGTATGATTTTGTTAATAAGACTTATAAATTGGTTATAGGTCAGGGTGCAATAACACAATTTTATGATTGGTCGACCGATGCATGGAAAATAGTTGAGACAATTGATATTAATTGGGACAAGTTTTGTATCTTTATGTCGTCAGTTAATTCTTTATGGCAGTCGCAGCCTCAATCAGGGTACTATTTTAATGGTGCTCTTCATTGGATCGTATCGAGTACTAGTATAGTTTCAATTGATTTATCGACCGAGGTTAGTAATTTCATAAACATGCCACATTGTTGCTCTAGCAAAGAAGATCAACATGGTTCGAACATGGGTGTGGTGAAAGGATGTCTTTCAGTTTCGTGTCATCGATTTTTGGATAAGAAGGTAAGTATATGGGTGATGAAGGAGTATGGGAGAGAAGAATCATGGACAAACATATTAAACATAACATTGAGCGAGAGTGATATTACTTATGGATCTCCTGATTTAATGGTAATAAGGCCTCCTTTATGGGTATCTCAAGATAATGAAATGTTGTTTTTAATCCAAGGTAAACTTGCTTATTGGAATGCCAAGGCCCAGGAATTCAATTATGTTAAGGGTCTCCAATTATTTGACTCTCAATTTCGAGGGATCGTTCATTTCGATACCCTAGTGTCCCCTAATCCTGAGGTTTATCGCTTAGGTGGTGGCGAGTCAAGCGGCAACGTCAAAGTTTTAGTCTCGAAATaa
- the LOC141641631 gene encoding F-box protein CPR1-like yields the protein MVSIPIDIITNEILPKLPAKSLVRFKCVSKSFNILISSSEFIDIHLRQSLSSNGNRLLILTKEYSTDLYSFDIDSPDCDTTAINIPLPRTLGKWLDDNFVSIVGSVNGLLCVGLTCDIDETREYKQVVINPSTGVFREVPHKHTPTLGYQFQTVVTFGFGFDDINHDYKLVRIVENIIHYDAHGGRELENREVMVYSLNENTWNLVEKVDRPTHSLWEIDHCGVVLNNHLLHWICWGYDRCDILIYCFDVRSDKWGDKLPLVDLVTDPMYDFNEDYEDMRLKVRNLGVLDGCLCFTAESNLSNVVWMMKDYGVKESWIKLFEISRTSRYYFDGPYGFRQGSKLEVLVRKSRWTDELFWCYVGSEADNRIEVISGIPVYDQACFFTGSLVSIPGSKPIISPED from the coding sequence ATGGTTTCAATCCCTATTGATATCATAACTAATGAGATTTTACCCAAACTACCCGCCAAATCACTGGTTCGCTTCAAATGTGTTTCCAAATCCTTCAATATTTTGATATCATCCTCTGAATTCATCGACATTCACCTCCGACAATCCCTCTCGTCAAACGGAAATCGCCTTCTTATTCTCACTAAAGAATACAGCACTGATCTCTACTCCTTCGACATAGACTCGCCAGATTGCGACACCACTGCCATTAACATTCCTTTACCGCGCACCCTAGGCAAGTGGTTGGACGATAACTTCGTTTCCATTGTGGGCTCTGTCAATGGGTTGCTTTGTGTTGGACTCACATGTGACATTGACGAAACTCGTGAATATAAGCAAGTCGTGATCAACCCGTCTACAGGAGTATTTCGGGAAGTTCCTCATAAACACACACCTACGTTGGGATACCAGTTTCAGACCGTGGTTACTTTTGGGTTCGGGTTTGATGACATAAACCATGATTATAAACTTGTTCGGATTGTGGAAAATATTATCCATTACGATGCTCATGGAGGCCGAGAGTTGGAGAACCGGGAGGTGATGGTGTATAGTCTAAATGAAAATACATGGAATTTGGTGGAAAAAGTAGATCGACCAACACATTCATTATGGGAGATAGATCATTGTGGTGTTGTTTTAAACAACCACTTGCTGCATTGGATTTGTTGGGGTTACGATAGATGCGATATTCTTATTTATTGTTTTGATGTTCGATCTGACAAATGGGGTGACAAGTTACCTTTGGTGGACTTAGTCACTGATCCAATGTACGACTTTAACGAGGATTACGAAGATATGAGGTTAAAAGTGAGAAACCTTGGTGTTCTTGATGGGTGCTTGTGTTTTACCGCGGAATCTAATCTGTCTAATGTTGTATGGATGATGAAAGACTATGGAGTGAAGGAGTCGTGGATTAAATTGTTTGAAATTTCTCGTACTTCTCGTTACTACTTTGATGGCCCTTATGGTTTTCGACAAGGCTCAAAACTAGAGGTTTTGGTTCGAAAATCACGCTGGACTGATGAACTATTTTGGTGCTACGTAGGATCTGAAGCCGATAATAGAATTGAAGTAATAAGTGGGATTCCTGTTTACGATCAAGCCTGCTTTTTTACTGGGAGTCTTGTTTCGATTCCTGGTAGTAAGCCAATTATATCACCAGAGGATTAA